From a region of the Brevibacterium siliguriense genome:
- a CDS encoding DEAD/DEAH box helicase: protein MTDPTPLPTDTSAEESRSPSAAYADFKARAEFARTPLGLFMDRTEFELDDFQVEACSHLQDGEDVLVTAPTGAGKTLIAEFAVELARGEGKRVFYTTPIKALSNQKFNDLAEVHGAENVGLLTGDTSIRRDAPIIVMTTEVLRNMLYNDVAGLSDLGFVVLDEVHYLADRFRGPVWEEVIIHLPDRVQMVSLSATVSNVEEFGAWLREVRGPTTIVSTSHRPVPLVNHVLVGHRMYDLFTHSDSDRIDPALNHATRTHGGPRSKRARATRARFRRPSRTQVVASLAEAAMLPAIMFIFSRNGCDEGVEQYLSSGTDLNSREEKTIVNAALESLRDDLADEDLGILGYHTFREGLLLGVAAHHAGMIPQFKQLVEELFSQGIIKVVFATETLALGINMPARTVVLEKLVKFNGEAHVMITPGEYTQLTGRAGRRGIDRIGHSVVVWHPTIEVSELTALASNRSYALNSAFGPTYNMTANLLSRMSSDEAAKVLETSFAQFQADKAVVGLARKVRRNEATIEAYEKSMHCDLGDFSEYAGLRRAISDTQKQETRTKSRNRQRDIVESLTALKIGDVVTMPAKRVGGRAVIIAPMSNKDGVSRLPTVLTEQGKVWHLRPHEVTEPVASQGRVRVPKKFNHRQAGDRRQLLSILEAAVHDGRVDSEAHWESSRQHQGESTTVAELQAQMRAHPCHDCPDRELHARWANRADKLIRENDSLIARIEGRTTSIALVFDRVQDVLRGLGFDPEHSTMLRRIYGERDLLVALTIRAGLWDQLNEPELAAFASIFVFQSRRDTLTAHRAPSADLKAVCDESETIWRRLFHLEEQHALSTTDEPDRGLIRPMYRWTEGRTLSESLRGSDIAAGDFVRWAKQSLDLLGQVAEVIEPETAVRVRRTVEAIRRGVVADS from the coding sequence ATGACTGACCCCACACCGCTTCCGACCGACACCTCTGCGGAGGAAAGCCGAAGTCCTTCCGCCGCCTATGCCGATTTCAAGGCGCGTGCGGAATTCGCCCGCACCCCCTTGGGCCTGTTCATGGACCGCACCGAGTTCGAGCTCGACGATTTCCAAGTCGAAGCCTGCAGCCATCTGCAGGACGGTGAAGACGTGTTGGTCACGGCACCGACAGGAGCAGGCAAGACGCTCATCGCGGAGTTTGCCGTGGAGTTGGCCCGCGGCGAAGGAAAGCGGGTCTTCTACACCACTCCGATCAAGGCGCTGAGCAACCAGAAGTTCAACGACTTGGCCGAGGTCCATGGGGCCGAGAACGTCGGCCTGCTCACCGGCGACACCTCGATCCGCCGCGATGCGCCGATCATCGTCATGACCACCGAAGTCCTGCGCAATATGCTCTACAACGATGTGGCGGGTCTGTCGGACCTCGGATTCGTCGTCCTCGACGAGGTCCACTACCTGGCCGACCGGTTCCGCGGCCCGGTGTGGGAAGAGGTCATCATCCACCTGCCTGACCGTGTGCAGATGGTGTCTCTGTCGGCGACAGTATCGAATGTCGAGGAGTTCGGTGCCTGGCTGCGTGAAGTCAGGGGACCGACGACGATCGTATCGACGAGTCACCGGCCGGTGCCTCTGGTCAATCATGTCCTGGTCGGCCACCGGATGTACGACCTGTTCACGCACAGCGATTCCGACCGCATCGATCCGGCCCTCAACCATGCCACGCGCACACACGGAGGACCGCGTTCGAAACGCGCACGTGCCACCCGTGCACGGTTCCGCCGTCCCAGCCGCACACAGGTCGTGGCGTCTCTCGCCGAGGCAGCCATGCTGCCGGCGATCATGTTCATCTTCTCCCGCAATGGTTGCGACGAAGGCGTCGAACAGTACCTGAGTTCGGGCACCGACCTGAACTCCCGGGAAGAGAAGACGATCGTCAACGCCGCGCTCGAATCGCTGCGAGACGATCTCGCCGACGAAGATCTCGGCATCCTTGGCTATCACACCTTCCGTGAGGGACTGCTGCTGGGAGTGGCCGCACACCACGCTGGGATGATCCCGCAGTTCAAACAGCTCGTCGAAGAGCTGTTCTCGCAGGGAATCATCAAGGTCGTCTTCGCCACGGAGACCTTGGCGCTGGGCATCAACATGCCGGCTCGCACCGTTGTGCTGGAAAAGCTCGTGAAGTTCAACGGCGAAGCGCATGTGATGATCACCCCGGGGGAGTACACGCAGCTGACCGGACGAGCCGGACGACGCGGAATCGACCGGATCGGCCATTCTGTCGTGGTGTGGCATCCGACCATCGAGGTCAGCGAGCTGACCGCCCTGGCCTCGAACCGTTCATACGCGCTGAACTCAGCCTTCGGACCGACCTACAATATGACGGCGAACCTGCTGTCGCGGATGAGCTCGGACGAAGCCGCCAAGGTGCTCGAAACCTCGTTCGCCCAGTTCCAGGCCGATAAGGCCGTCGTCGGTCTGGCGCGGAAGGTGCGCAGAAACGAAGCCACGATCGAGGCGTACGAGAAGTCCATGCACTGCGACCTCGGTGACTTCTCCGAATACGCCGGACTGCGTCGGGCGATCTCGGACACTCAGAAGCAGGAGACCCGAACGAAGTCGCGGAACAGACAGCGCGATATCGTCGAATCCCTCACCGCGCTCAAGATCGGCGATGTGGTGACGATGCCGGCCAAACGGGTCGGCGGTCGCGCGGTCATCATCGCCCCGATGAGCAACAAGGACGGTGTCTCCCGGCTCCCTACCGTTCTCACCGAGCAGGGCAAGGTGTGGCACCTGCGGCCGCACGAAGTGACCGAGCCCGTCGCCTCCCAGGGGCGAGTCCGAGTGCCGAAGAAGTTCAACCACCGGCAGGCAGGCGACCGCAGACAGCTGCTGTCCATCCTCGAAGCCGCCGTTCACGACGGCAGAGTCGATTCCGAAGCTCATTGGGAATCGAGTCGGCAGCATCAGGGCGAGAGCACCACTGTGGCCGAACTCCAGGCGCAGATGCGGGCACACCCCTGCCACGACTGTCCGGATCGGGAGCTCCACGCCCGCTGGGCCAACCGGGCGGACAAGCTCATCAGGGAGAACGACTCGCTCATCGCGCGCATCGAAGGTCGCACGACCTCGATCGCTTTGGTATTCGACCGAGTCCAGGATGTCCTGCGCGGCCTGGGCTTCGATCCCGAGCATTCGACGATGCTGCGCCGGATCTACGGAGAACGAGATCTGCTGGTGGCTCTGACGATCCGAGCCGGACTGTGGGACCAACTCAACGAGCCGGAACTCGCGGCCTTCGCATCGATCTTCGTCTTTCAGTCGCGCAGGGACACCCTGACCGCGCACCGGGCGCCGAGCGCCGACCTCAAAGCCGTGTGCGACGAGTCCGAGACGATCTGGCGCCGACTCTTCCACCTCGAAGAACAGCATGCGCTGAGCACGACCGACGAGCCGGACCGTGGGCTGATCAGACCGATGTACCGGTGGACCGAGGGCAGAACGCTCTCGGAGTCGCTGCGGGGCAGTGATATCGCCGCCGGAGACTTCGTCAGATGGGCGAAACAGAGCCTCGACTTACTCGGTCAGGTCGCTGAAGTCATCGAACCGGAGACCGCAGTGCGCGTGCGACGCACGGTCGAAGCCATTCGCCGCGGGGTCGTCGCCGACTCCTGA
- a CDS encoding FKBP-type peptidyl-prolyl cis-trans isomerase: MSKQKPEVDFPGGDAPTELIITDDVIGTGVEAGPGDTVSVHYVGVSHSTGEEFDASYNRGTPLEFRLGSGMVISGWDQGIQGMKVGGRRTLQIPPHLAYGDQGAGGVIQPGESLIFVCDLENVR; the protein is encoded by the coding sequence ATGAGCAAGCAGAAGCCCGAAGTCGATTTCCCCGGCGGAGACGCCCCGACCGAGCTCATCATCACCGATGATGTCATCGGCACCGGCGTCGAGGCGGGACCCGGCGACACCGTGAGCGTGCATTACGTCGGAGTCTCCCATTCCACGGGCGAAGAGTTCGATGCCTCGTACAACCGCGGCACCCCGCTGGAGTTCCGCCTCGGATCCGGAATGGTCATCTCCGGTTGGGATCAGGGCATCCAGGGCATGAAGGTCGGCGGACGCCGCACCCTTCAGATCCCGCCGCACCTGGCATACGGCGACCAAGGTGCCGGCGGAGTCATCCAGCCGGGTGAGTCGCTCATCTTCGTGTGCGACCTCGAGAACGTGCGCTGA
- the secA2 gene encoding accessory Sec system translocase SecA2: MGFFSRLLNRPGSHAEKTTGWFERAADDLDAAGSEFSELSDAELTEAAGEVFASGTQQQTLIRYCALAREAGERVLDERAYDTQLRGLVGLLQGSIVQMATGEGKTLVGALAAAGYALQGRRVHVVSVNDYLAVRDRNWMKPLFDLLGVKSTAISGAQGDDERREAYRAEVVYASVTEVGFDVLRDRFLTEDADLRVPERDVVIVDEADSVLIDEARVPLVLAGSASVQDTDAAIAALVSRLSPDTDYEVSADRHAVSLTDAGVDRVEEELGVELFGEDSETLAALNLALHARALVKRDVDYLVVDGRIKLISSSRGRVAELQRWPDGLQAAVEAKESLDATDSGEILDQMTVEELIHGYGTVCGMTGTALAVGDDLREFYGLEIVPIDTHLPVIRIDEPDRLFTYQESKERAIVEEVADNHARSRPVLIGTSSVAESESLAQRLTERGIDVAVLNAKDDSHEAEIIAKAGAPGAVTVSTQMAGRGTDIRLADDDVADAGGLLVIGAGRYPSSRLDDQLRGRAGRQGDPGTSVFFTSLEDELVTRVPEIQRFVSEGDETGLIESKRALGLVEHAQRIAEGQNTALHRDTWRFNELMAKQRDLVLERRTEIRKDDEPVEQLREELGDRADEIVKEHSEELLDSVLREVMLFHLDARWVDHLAFLNDLREGIHLRTFAREKPHEAFNTESIRVFSSFWSDVIDDSKATIEEATITDEGIDLESHGLKRPSSTWTYLTTENAFGSDIENIVKKVRR; the protein is encoded by the coding sequence ATGGGATTCTTTTCTCGCCTGCTCAACCGACCCGGCTCTCATGCGGAGAAGACGACAGGTTGGTTCGAGCGCGCCGCCGACGATCTGGACGCGGCCGGGAGCGAATTCTCCGAGCTCAGCGATGCCGAACTCACGGAGGCCGCCGGTGAGGTCTTCGCTTCGGGCACCCAGCAGCAGACGCTCATTCGCTACTGCGCACTGGCACGCGAAGCCGGTGAGCGGGTCCTGGACGAACGAGCCTATGACACCCAGCTGCGCGGACTCGTCGGACTGCTGCAGGGCAGCATCGTGCAGATGGCCACCGGTGAGGGCAAGACCCTCGTCGGTGCTCTGGCAGCAGCCGGGTATGCGCTGCAGGGACGACGCGTGCACGTAGTCAGCGTCAATGACTACCTCGCCGTCCGTGACCGCAACTGGATGAAGCCGCTGTTCGATCTCCTCGGCGTGAAATCGACGGCCATCTCCGGTGCCCAGGGCGACGACGAACGCCGTGAGGCCTACCGTGCCGAGGTTGTCTATGCCTCCGTGACCGAGGTCGGATTCGATGTCCTCCGTGACCGGTTCCTCACCGAGGATGCCGATCTGCGGGTCCCAGAACGCGATGTCGTCATCGTCGATGAGGCCGACTCCGTACTCATCGACGAGGCGCGTGTACCGCTGGTCCTCGCCGGCTCAGCCAGCGTCCAGGACACCGACGCCGCGATCGCCGCACTCGTGTCCCGACTCAGCCCGGATACCGACTATGAGGTCAGCGCCGACCGGCATGCCGTCTCACTTACGGATGCCGGTGTCGATCGGGTCGAGGAGGAACTCGGCGTCGAACTCTTCGGAGAGGACTCCGAAACGCTCGCCGCTTTGAATCTGGCTCTCCACGCCCGAGCGCTCGTCAAACGCGATGTCGACTACCTCGTCGTCGACGGCCGGATCAAACTCATCTCCTCCTCCCGAGGCCGCGTCGCCGAACTCCAGCGTTGGCCCGACGGGCTCCAAGCCGCGGTCGAAGCCAAGGAGAGCCTCGACGCGACCGACAGCGGGGAGATCCTCGACCAGATGACGGTCGAAGAGCTCATCCACGGCTATGGGACCGTGTGCGGAATGACCGGCACCGCCCTGGCCGTCGGTGACGATCTGCGCGAGTTCTATGGGCTGGAGATCGTGCCCATCGACACTCACCTGCCTGTGATCCGCATCGACGAACCCGATCGCCTATTCACCTATCAGGAGTCGAAGGAGCGTGCGATCGTCGAGGAGGTCGCCGACAATCATGCCCGCAGCCGTCCCGTGCTCATCGGCACCTCCTCGGTGGCCGAGAGCGAGTCCCTGGCTCAACGACTGACCGAACGCGGAATCGACGTCGCCGTGCTCAATGCGAAGGACGACTCCCATGAAGCCGAGATCATTGCGAAGGCCGGCGCACCCGGCGCGGTGACGGTGTCGACACAGATGGCCGGTCGCGGTACAGATATCCGTCTCGCCGACGACGACGTCGCCGATGCCGGAGGCCTCCTCGTCATCGGTGCCGGTCGTTATCCTTCATCCCGACTCGATGACCAGCTGCGCGGTCGAGCGGGTCGCCAGGGTGATCCCGGCACGTCTGTGTTCTTCACCAGCCTCGAAGACGAATTGGTCACCAGGGTTCCCGAGATCCAACGATTCGTCTCCGAGGGCGATGAGACCGGACTCATCGAATCCAAGCGCGCGCTCGGTCTCGTCGAACATGCTCAGCGCATCGCTGAAGGGCAGAACACCGCCCTGCACCGTGACACCTGGCGTTTCAACGAGCTCATGGCCAAACAGCGCGACCTCGTCCTCGAACGTCGCACCGAGATCCGCAAGGACGACGAACCCGTCGAACAGCTGCGTGAGGAACTCGGCGATCGTGCCGATGAGATCGTAAAGGAGCATTCGGAGGAGCTGCTCGACTCGGTTCTGCGCGAGGTCATGCTCTTCCACCTCGACGCGCGCTGGGTCGACCACCTCGCATTCCTCAACGATCTGCGTGAGGGCATCCACCTGCGCACCTTCGCCAGGGAGAAGCCGCACGAGGCGTTCAACACGGAGTCGATCCGTGTCTTCTCGTCGTTCTGGTCCGATGTCATCGACGATTCGAAGGCGACGATCGAGGAAGCGACGATCACCGATGAGGGAATCGACCTCGAGTCGCACGGACTGAAGCGCCCGTCGTCGACGTGGACCTATCTGACGACGGAGAACGCGTTCGGCTCCGATATCGAGAACATCGTCAAGAAAGTCCGTCGCTGA
- a CDS encoding WYL domain-containing transcriptional regulator, with protein sequence MSSARERLTRLLSLVPYLDAHPGADLDDTAAYFGIDSDTLIDDLQLLFVTGRPGHMPDDLIDASWEGGQIYVSNAEEVSVPVRLSAEEAGVLVLALDMLSSLPGLDSEAVATAASKLRVAAGENLRNAVDVSPIDADEELLAALRQSVEDGSALRIDYYVGSRDELTTRTIAPTRLVPSADWYVDAWCYSAGAPRRFALSRIRSWEPAAHPPMSVSEATTNSYEVTLGLAAGGAWLADELDVTNREYLDSGDTSVRIRLLVHSVDWLSRFLLCHADVITEIDDTESVAAALRRLG encoded by the coding sequence GTGTCCTCAGCGCGTGAACGCCTCACCCGGCTGCTCAGCCTCGTGCCCTACCTCGATGCTCATCCGGGAGCGGATCTCGACGATACCGCCGCCTATTTCGGTATCGACTCCGACACTCTCATCGACGATCTGCAGCTGCTCTTCGTCACCGGCCGCCCCGGACATATGCCCGATGACCTCATCGATGCGTCGTGGGAGGGCGGTCAGATCTACGTCTCCAATGCCGAAGAGGTCTCCGTGCCCGTGCGGCTGAGCGCCGAGGAGGCCGGAGTCCTCGTGCTGGCGCTCGACATGCTCTCCTCCCTGCCCGGACTCGATTCGGAAGCGGTGGCCACTGCCGCGTCCAAACTGCGCGTGGCCGCAGGTGAGAACCTGCGCAACGCCGTCGACGTCAGCCCCATCGACGCCGACGAAGAGCTGCTTGCCGCTCTGCGACAGTCCGTCGAGGACGGCTCTGCCCTGCGCATCGACTACTACGTCGGCTCCCGTGACGAACTCACCACGCGGACCATCGCCCCGACCCGCCTCGTGCCCAGCGCAGACTGGTACGTCGACGCCTGGTGCTATTCGGCCGGAGCTCCGCGCCGCTTCGCTCTGAGTCGGATCCGGTCCTGGGAACCGGCGGCTCATCCGCCGATGTCGGTGAGCGAAGCGACGACGAACTCCTACGAGGTCACCCTCGGTCTGGCGGCCGGCGGGGCATGGCTGGCAGATGAACTCGACGTGACGAATCGGGAGTATCTCGACAGCGGCGACACAAGCGTGCGCATCCGTCTGCTCGTGCATTCGGTGGACTGGCTCAGCCGCTTCCTGCTCTGTCACGCCGATGTGATCACCGAGATCGATGACACCGAATCAGTCGCGGCCGCCCTGCGCAGGCTCGGCTGA
- the tatC gene encoding twin-arginine translocase subunit TatC, which yields MKENSQRKPSRSRKNNPEKKMPVVGHLVELRNRVIISAIAIALGAVAGWFLYDPVLDILQEPIRTIRDNGGRMAEINFAGVASPFDLKIKLSFFIGLFLSCPIWLYEVWAFIVPGLKRKEKLYSLGFLGAAIPLFLAGSTMAFFALPNAVKALTSFTPEGGTNIIPAQDYLSFVMIIIVVFGLAFVLPVLMVGLNMLGILSAERIKKSWRIIVMIVFLFAAIATPTPDAMSMFFLVIPMMTLFCLAWVICVFSDRRRKKRLIAQGLWVNEDELIDEEKND from the coding sequence GTGAAAGAGAACAGTCAGCGGAAGCCCTCTCGATCACGGAAGAACAATCCTGAGAAGAAGATGCCCGTCGTCGGGCACCTCGTCGAGTTGCGCAACCGCGTCATCATCTCCGCCATCGCCATCGCCCTGGGGGCGGTGGCCGGCTGGTTCCTCTACGATCCCGTCCTCGACATCCTCCAAGAGCCGATCCGGACCATCCGCGACAACGGCGGACGGATGGCCGAGATCAACTTCGCCGGAGTCGCCTCGCCCTTCGACCTGAAGATCAAACTCTCGTTCTTCATCGGTCTCTTCCTTTCGTGCCCGATCTGGCTCTACGAGGTTTGGGCCTTCATCGTCCCGGGGCTGAAGCGGAAGGAGAAGCTGTACTCCCTTGGATTCCTCGGTGCGGCGATTCCGCTGTTCCTGGCGGGGTCGACGATGGCGTTCTTCGCGCTGCCCAACGCCGTGAAGGCGCTGACCTCGTTCACTCCCGAGGGCGGTACGAACATCATCCCGGCACAGGACTACCTGAGCTTCGTGATGATCATCATCGTGGTCTTCGGACTGGCTTTCGTCCTGCCGGTGCTCATGGTGGGACTGAACATGCTCGGGATCCTGTCGGCGGAGAGAATCAAGAAGTCGTGGCGCATCATCGTCATGATCGTCTTCCTGTTCGCCGCGATCGCCACCCCGACTCCGGACGCTATGTCCATGTTCTTTCTCGTCATCCCCATGATGACCCTGTTCTGCCTGGCATGGGTGATCTGCGTGTTCAGCGATCGCCGGCGCAAGAAGCGCCTCATCGCGCAGGGCCTGTGGGTCAACGAGGACGAACTGATCGACGAAGAGAAGAATGACTGA
- a CDS encoding helix-turn-helix transcriptional regulator produces MKTPRTSRQRQQTERLMNLLIALRASRGWVSRKTLMDAIDGYSGLDEVAFDRKFSRDKELLRHMGITIATRAEHDAYGDVGETGYRISTADYAMDDVDLTPAEVAAVTVAAAFWSETELGESSAQALTKLRALGIDLDQSAAGPGNVDPGTAAHRLASANFATALHHINAREAVGFRYHKPGQSVRKVRLEPYALLSRGDRVYLFGFDLDRQARRTFRLSRVEGGIAKLSGRDPGDYEIPEDFSPQLELQSSSEMAVVAEAKLRIRAHRADPLRRRQIRTDGDEVIIGYSAVEALAAEIVGFGDVVDVVDPPELVRAVERRRETIRESLNRLGGASVLSA; encoded by the coding sequence GTGAAAACACCCCGCACCAGCAGACAGAGACAGCAGACCGAGCGTCTGATGAATCTGCTGATCGCCCTGCGCGCTTCCCGCGGCTGGGTGTCGCGAAAGACGCTGATGGATGCCATCGACGGCTATTCCGGGCTCGACGAGGTCGCCTTCGACCGCAAATTCTCCCGTGACAAGGAGCTGCTGCGGCATATGGGCATCACCATCGCGACCCGGGCCGAACACGATGCCTACGGTGATGTGGGGGAGACGGGCTACCGGATCTCCACCGCCGACTATGCGATGGACGACGTCGATCTCACGCCCGCCGAGGTGGCTGCCGTGACCGTGGCCGCTGCGTTCTGGTCGGAGACCGAACTCGGCGAGTCCTCTGCTCAGGCGCTGACGAAGCTGCGTGCTCTCGGCATCGACCTCGACCAGTCCGCTGCAGGTCCGGGGAACGTCGACCCGGGCACCGCTGCACACAGGCTGGCCAGCGCGAACTTCGCTACCGCCCTCCACCATATCAACGCTCGAGAAGCCGTCGGCTTCCGCTATCACAAGCCCGGCCAGAGCGTGAGGAAGGTGCGACTGGAGCCCTATGCGCTGCTCAGCCGCGGTGACCGTGTCTACCTCTTCGGCTTCGACCTGGACAGGCAGGCACGTCGCACCTTCCGGCTCTCGCGCGTCGAAGGCGGAATCGCGAAGCTCAGCGGCCGTGACCCGGGAGACTATGAGATCCCCGAGGACTTCTCCCCGCAGCTGGAACTGCAGTCGAGTTCGGAGATGGCCGTCGTCGCCGAGGCGAAGCTGCGCATCCGAGCCCACCGCGCCGATCCGCTGCGACGCCGCCAGATCCGCACCGACGGAGACGAAGTGATCATCGGCTATTCCGCTGTCGAGGCCCTCGCCGCTGAAATCGTCGGCTTCGGGGACGTCGTCGACGTGGTCGACCCGCCCGAACTCGTGCGTGCCGTCGAGCGCAGACGCGAGACGATTCGCGAATCCCTCAATCGTTTGGGAGGCGCCAGTGTCCTCAGCGCGTGA
- the tatA gene encoding Sec-independent protein translocase subunit TatA: MKPSFVQIAIVILIIVIIFGAPKLPQLARSLGQSMKIFKSEVKDLRGDEDESGKTTEPGALNQNSSTDSTTATGETTGTAESRREKQDPQSHEK; the protein is encoded by the coding sequence ATGAAACCAAGTTTCGTGCAGATCGCGATCGTGATCCTCATCATCGTGATCATCTTCGGCGCACCCAAACTGCCGCAGCTGGCCCGAAGCCTGGGACAGTCGATGAAGATCTTCAAGTCCGAAGTCAAAGACCTGCGCGGCGACGAGGACGAATCCGGCAAGACCACCGAGCCGGGAGCGCTCAACCAGAACTCCTCGACCGATTCCACCACGGCCACCGGTGAAACCACCGGAACCGCGGAGTCGCGGCGAGAGAAGCAGGACCCGCAGTCTCACGAGAAGTGA
- a CDS encoding DUF3866 family protein yields MIHWRKGIVTAIRSTRPGYTDVDIELDEAVPGTDVRSIRAVAYTDAVGQPQTQDTVIVNVSALAKRLGTGGFGLIVALPDALPTDPPDGPGHLVKDRYSPLQTMVLGVDDQESQHHSTLAEAEHLESMPVIVADLHSALPAVVVGIRTVDPTLSVAYVLSDGAALPAPFSQAVAGLKDAAWLSGVISTGQAWGGDLEAVTIHTGLLAAKHVMGADITIVAQGPGNLGTGTKYGYSGLVTGEHLNAAALLGGHPVGLLRMSNADARGRHFGISHHSLTPLSEIARPGMTVPVPDFSTLAEAERAEMDPDPDVVAETVARQLPQLQMHDLVDIDLTGLWDALRASPVRLSTMGRKLPADAASFLAAAAAGRLAAELARS; encoded by the coding sequence ATGATTCATTGGCGCAAAGGAATCGTCACAGCGATTCGCTCCACCCGGCCAGGATACACAGATGTCGACATCGAACTGGACGAGGCCGTGCCGGGCACCGATGTGAGATCTATCCGGGCAGTCGCCTATACCGATGCAGTCGGACAGCCGCAGACCCAGGACACCGTCATCGTCAATGTCTCGGCACTGGCCAAGCGCCTGGGCACCGGAGGCTTCGGTCTCATCGTCGCCCTGCCCGATGCGCTGCCGACCGATCCTCCGGACGGGCCCGGTCACCTGGTCAAAGACCGCTATTCGCCTCTGCAGACGATGGTCCTCGGCGTCGATGATCAGGAATCACAGCATCATTCCACCCTCGCCGAAGCGGAGCACCTCGAAAGCATGCCCGTGATCGTGGCCGATCTGCATTCGGCTCTGCCCGCGGTGGTCGTCGGAATCCGCACCGTCGACCCCACTCTGTCGGTCGCCTATGTGCTCAGCGATGGTGCGGCTCTGCCTGCCCCGTTCTCCCAAGCCGTCGCCGGGCTCAAGGACGCCGCCTGGCTGTCGGGTGTGATCAGCACCGGCCAGGCCTGGGGCGGGGATCTGGAGGCGGTGACCATCCACACGGGGCTGCTCGCGGCCAAACACGTGATGGGTGCCGATATCACCATTGTCGCTCAGGGGCCCGGGAACCTGGGCACCGGAACGAAGTACGGCTATTCGGGGCTGGTGACCGGGGAGCACCTCAACGCTGCGGCCCTGCTCGGCGGGCATCCGGTCGGTCTGCTGCGGATGTCGAATGCCGACGCCCGCGGCCGCCATTTCGGCATCTCCCATCATTCGCTGACACCGTTGAGTGAGATCGCTCGACCGGGGATGACCGTCCCAGTGCCCGACTTCTCCACCCTCGCCGAGGCGGAACGAGCCGAGATGGACCCTGATCCCGATGTCGTGGCTGAGACCGTGGCCAGGCAGCTGCCGCAGCTGCAGATGCATGACCTCGTCGATATCGATCTCACCGGACTGTGGGATGCGCTGCGTGCTTCACCGGTGCGTCTGTCGACGATGGGCAGAAAGCTGCCCGCCGATGCTGCATCGTTCCTCGCAGCCGCCGCCGCGGGACGCCTCGCCGCCGAGCTCGCCCGCAGCTGA
- a CDS encoding FKBP-type peptidyl-prolyl cis-trans isomerase: protein MRTKVLSAIAAGLLLLSACGQGDESEDSTSPPPSVAAQDAKSTSLDDITVEGKIGKKPKVSFEAPLVMDKTENKVLKQGTGDKIAEGEQVTAQMTLVSGTTGKTVESSYDSDSAAGFPMDKSQISEDLYNALIDVKVGSRVMMSLNGSAEQGQASQTLVYVIDVEDTKKPLTRAEGKKADQSDNPVTVKWGDDGTPSISKPKGKKPTELKSYTTIEGEGDKVKKGQSVAVKYSGWLWDDTSKTFDSNWKKDGQPFVVAPVGEAQVIDGWNEGLVGKKVGDQVVLVVPPDKGYGKQGREPSIPDNATLIFVVDILSAQG, encoded by the coding sequence GTGCGCACCAAAGTGCTCAGCGCCATCGCGGCGGGCCTTTTGCTGCTCTCGGCCTGCGGGCAGGGTGATGAGTCAGAGGACTCGACCTCACCGCCGCCGTCGGTAGCAGCCCAGGACGCGAAGTCGACCAGCCTCGACGACATCACCGTCGAAGGCAAGATCGGGAAGAAACCCAAGGTCAGCTTCGAGGCCCCACTGGTCATGGACAAGACCGAGAATAAGGTGCTCAAGCAGGGCACCGGTGACAAGATCGCCGAGGGCGAGCAGGTCACGGCACAGATGACGCTGGTCTCCGGAACCACCGGCAAGACCGTCGAATCCAGCTACGATTCGGATTCCGCCGCCGGATTCCCCATGGACAAGTCCCAGATCTCCGAGGATCTGTACAACGCACTCATCGACGTCAAGGTCGGATCACGGGTGATGATGTCGCTCAACGGCAGTGCCGAGCAGGGTCAAGCCTCGCAGACGCTCGTCTACGTCATCGACGTCGAGGACACGAAGAAGCCGCTGACTCGCGCCGAAGGCAAGAAGGCCGACCAGTCGGACAATCCCGTCACCGTGAAGTGGGGCGACGACGGTACCCCATCGATCTCGAAGCCGAAGGGCAAGAAGCCGACCGAACTCAAGTCGTATACGACGATCGAAGGCGAAGGCGACAAGGTCAAGAAGGGCCAGAGCGTCGCCGTGAAGTACTCCGGCTGGCTCTGGGACGATACGTCGAAGACCTTCGACTCGAACTGGAAGAAGGACGGACAGCCCTTCGTCGTCGCCCCGGTCGGTGAGGCTCAGGTCATCGACGGATGGAACGAAGGACTCGTCGGCAAGAAGGTCGGCGACCAGGTCGTCCTCGTCGTACCGCCGGACAAGGGCTACGGCAAACAGGGCCGCGAACCGTCCATCCCGGACAATGCGACCCTGATCTTCGTCGTCGACATCCTCTCGGCCCAGGGCTGA